A genomic window from Sulfurospirillum diekertiae includes:
- a CDS encoding methyl-accepting chemotaxis protein, with product MKSLFLRMRVIHIAAFLILPLNAYFFTTSTLGAIIQYAIAVILIVHDIDEKKWGVDLSVKINQALASMDLTKEIKINTSFNAESARMLDSVVFFKEKIRHAILGFQAHATTHSQISAQLQHIVSFFHAQTQKEKIIIDESTKHVNNMQVVFDDISHNAHASKTQMQQIGTYLGDTQRNIIELGEKIAQSVQKENLLVIQLNALSKDTQETKNILSVIDDIADQTNLLALNAAIEAARAGEHGRGFAVVADEVRLLAEKTQKSLEEINTTITSIVSSITSISQQMKDNASEINILQDVSTNANVVLEQLVNVADKNIALSNDIATKSINLKEETEQIKEASLQIETIFHATYQKSEEIMEITTVLDKWGVTLQEKLNEFKV from the coding sequence ATGAAATCTCTGTTTCTTAGAATGAGAGTTATCCACATTGCAGCTTTTTTGATCCTTCCACTCAATGCCTATTTTTTTACAACCAGCACACTAGGAGCTATCATTCAATACGCTATTGCCGTGATCCTCATCGTGCATGATATTGATGAAAAAAAATGGGGCGTGGATCTCAGTGTTAAAATAAACCAAGCTTTAGCCTCAATGGATCTGACCAAAGAGATCAAGATCAACACCAGCTTCAATGCTGAATCTGCCAGAATGCTTGACTCTGTTGTCTTTTTCAAAGAGAAAATCAGACATGCCATTCTTGGCTTTCAAGCGCATGCCACAACGCACAGTCAAATCTCAGCGCAACTGCAACACATCGTCTCATTTTTTCATGCTCAAACCCAAAAAGAGAAGATCATCATCGATGAGAGTACTAAGCATGTCAACAATATGCAAGTTGTTTTTGACGACATCAGTCACAACGCGCATGCGAGTAAAACACAGATGCAACAGATCGGTACGTATCTTGGCGATACACAAAGAAACATCATCGAATTAGGTGAAAAGATTGCTCAAAGTGTTCAAAAAGAGAATCTTCTCGTCATACAACTCAACGCTTTGAGTAAAGATACCCAAGAGACCAAAAATATTCTCAGCGTCATCGACGATATCGCCGATCAAACCAATTTATTGGCACTTAATGCTGCCATTGAAGCAGCGCGTGCAGGCGAACACGGTCGTGGATTTGCCGTTGTTGCGGATGAAGTAAGACTTTTGGCAGAGAAGACACAAAAAAGCCTTGAAGAGATCAATACAACCATTACCTCCATCGTGAGCTCCATCACCTCCATCAGTCAGCAGATGAAAGACAATGCTTCTGAGATCAACATTCTTCAAGATGTCTCTACCAATGCGAACGTCGTACTTGAGCAACTCGTCAACGTAGCCGATAAAAACATAGCTCTCTCCAATGATATTGCAACAAAATCCATCAACCTCAAAGAAGAAACGGAGCAAATCAAAGAAGCTTCACTGCAAATAGAGACAATCTTTCATGCAACTTATCAAAAAAGTGAAGAGATTATGGAAATTACAACCGTGCTTGATAAATGGGGTGTGACACTCCAAGAAAAACTGAATGAATTTAAAGTCTAA